A single Brevundimonas sp. M20 DNA region contains:
- the otsB gene encoding trehalose-phosphatase: MGPSDLTVDAVDAAVETFTRLPTPPSRLERISLFLDLDGVLAEFASTPDGVVPVSRRTEALRAIQTRLNGRVAIVSGRTVAEIDRITDNVIASASGVHGLERRRADGTFLRAEASKSLRAVIAAFEAFARAHPGVVVEDKGVSAGLHFRGAPDAAQDAESLARRLADEHGLMLQPGHMVLELKTPGASKGTALTAFMQEAPFAGGVPVMLGDDQTDEDGFRAATNLGGFGVLVGPPRATAARYSLTGVTAVLDWLEQLESDV, translated from the coding sequence ATGGGGCCGTCTGATCTGACTGTCGACGCTGTGGATGCAGCGGTCGAAACCTTCACGCGTTTGCCGACGCCGCCGTCGCGGCTGGAGCGCATCTCCCTCTTTCTCGATCTGGACGGGGTCCTGGCGGAATTCGCCTCCACCCCTGATGGGGTCGTGCCTGTGAGTCGGCGCACCGAAGCGCTGCGGGCGATACAGACGCGCCTGAACGGTCGTGTCGCGATCGTCAGTGGCCGGACGGTCGCCGAGATCGACCGGATCACCGACAATGTCATCGCCTCGGCCTCGGGCGTGCACGGGCTGGAGCGCCGACGCGCCGACGGAACCTTCCTGCGCGCCGAAGCCTCAAAGAGCCTCCGCGCGGTGATCGCCGCCTTCGAGGCTTTCGCCCGCGCTCATCCCGGCGTGGTGGTCGAGGACAAGGGTGTTTCCGCCGGCCTGCATTTCCGGGGCGCGCCTGATGCGGCCCAGGACGCGGAGAGCCTGGCCCGCCGTCTGGCCGATGAACATGGGCTGATGCTTCAGCCCGGGCACATGGTCCTCGAGCTGAAAACCCCGGGCGCCAGCAAGGGTACGGCCCTGACGGCCTTCATGCAGGAGGCGCCGTTCGCGGGTGGCGTGCCGGTCATGCTGGGCGATGACCAGACCGACGAGGACGGCTTCCGGGCCGCGACGAACCTGGGCGGTTTCGGCGTGCTGGTCGGTCCGCCACGCGCGACCGCCGCCCGCTACAGCCTGACCGGCGTGACCGCCGTGCTCGACTGGCTGGAACAGTTGGAGAGCGACGTATGA
- a CDS encoding SIS domain-containing protein — protein MTEHAPLPADTEAPDVAKMVARAREVIGLNIAALQQLEAAIDDSLARAVEIILSRPGYLVVTGMGKSGHIGGKIAATLASTGTNAFFVHPAEMSHGDLGMLRKDVTLLAISNSGESRELRDPLIYCQREGIPVIGITQRPGSFLGRSSAVCLTLPNAPEAHPDGLAPTTSTLMTLAMGDALAMVLTERRGFTAEDFGLHHPGGKLGMSLQSVRDWMGDRPPAPATVPLGATFAEVVSAITEGRKGAAAVVNTDGTLAGIVTDGDVRRAFARGDLSSLTAADVMSPRPKVIDPAARMSDAIDLMTQNKIATLLVVEDARPIAIAHIAELMQAGYVS, from the coding sequence ATGACCGAACACGCCCCCCTGCCCGCCGACACCGAAGCCCCCGACGTGGCGAAAATGGTCGCCCGCGCTCGCGAGGTGATCGGCCTGAACATCGCGGCCCTGCAACAGCTGGAAGCCGCCATCGACGACAGTCTGGCCAGGGCGGTCGAGATCATCCTGTCGCGGCCCGGCTATCTGGTCGTGACCGGCATGGGCAAGTCGGGCCATATCGGCGGCAAGATCGCCGCGACGCTGGCGTCCACCGGCACCAACGCCTTCTTCGTTCACCCGGCCGAGATGAGCCACGGCGATCTGGGCATGCTGCGCAAGGACGTGACCCTTCTGGCCATCTCCAACTCGGGCGAAAGCCGCGAGCTGCGCGATCCGCTGATCTACTGCCAGCGCGAGGGCATTCCGGTCATCGGCATCACCCAGCGCCCGGGCAGCTTCCTGGGCCGGTCGTCGGCGGTCTGCCTGACCCTGCCGAACGCGCCGGAGGCCCATCCTGACGGTCTGGCGCCGACCACCTCGACCCTGATGACGCTGGCCATGGGCGACGCGCTGGCCATGGTCCTGACCGAGCGTCGCGGCTTTACGGCGGAAGACTTCGGCCTTCACCATCCCGGCGGCAAGCTGGGCATGAGCCTGCAGAGCGTGCGCGACTGGATGGGCGACCGTCCGCCGGCGCCGGCCACCGTGCCGCTGGGCGCGACGTTCGCCGAGGTCGTCTCGGCCATTACCGAGGGCCGCAAGGGCGCCGCCGCGGTCGTCAATACGGACGGAACCCTGGCCGGGATCGTCACCGACGGCGACGTGCGTCGGGCGTTCGCGCGCGGCGACCTGTCGAGCCTTACGGCCGCCGATGTGATGAGCCCCAGACCCAAGGTCATCGACCCCGCCGCCCGTATGAGCGACGCCATCGACCTGATGACCCAGAACAAGATCGCCACCCTGCTGGTGGTCGAGGACGCCCGCCCCATCGCCATCGCCCACATCGCCGAACTGATGCAGGCGGGTTACGTGAGCTGA